The Candidatus Angelobacter sp. genome window below encodes:
- a CDS encoding 4Fe-4S dicluster domain-containing protein, producing the protein MSLLEKKMDISYDFKNFFTSEIEYKTSRRSFLKCMGFGTVAVALAACKGPVIKSIPYIFKPESITIGEPTYYASTMLDGFDLSCVLVKTREGRPIKLEPNKTAKIFNKTSARVQASLLSLYDEERLKNPYIRGKRTSWKVLDNYVVEALKNISRKGKQIVILSSSYPSPSTKNLITDFSKIYTNTSLVIYDAISYSKALDASKDFWGIRALPRYELSKIELIVSFEADFLGDWSPENLGFSYARSRSPRIGMLRHIQIESNMSLSGANADLRIPVKPSEAKRILAELYKAISDSEGSKDIFAQRLAKEILSKGPNVLILADGDKESYALSLLINQKIKSNALIKNSFILSKESNDEGFKNFLYSLKRGIIGALMIFNTNPLYSFSESEWLRKAIQKIDLSIYFSEKEDETSDAVQVLAPIPHWLESWGDANPVNGIYTLIQPTIRKIFNTRQFQDSLLIWKNIKEKVLPFRNYYDYLRKFWEKKILPKSTLDSFNRALFKGWVEIPEYISINWNTRTTSNNFRTEKKGKKGFEIKLYTKIGIGDGTQGNNPLLQEFPDPITRTTWDNYMTISSHDAKKLGIKNWNVGDGSVHGHMVNLHMGSVKIENVPVYIQPGQAKGSLGLALGYGKIKGKIAQKGGRINAYRIYKNFNILQAGIKIEKSKGIHDFSCIQLQNTSVGRNSIASETDLEIFLNQPKENWNKKEKIYIYNGNITPEGVTIWSEQDSSQGHHFNISVDLNSCIGCGACVISCNVENNVPVVGKEEIRKSRDMHWLRIDRYYSTKENFESLSKKGFSEKNISSEPRMYSNLLKPDKNPSVIFQPVMCQHCNNAPCETVCPVAATSHGIQGQNMMAYNRCIGTRYCANNCPYKVRRFNWFNYAENEKFDFHMNNDFGRMVLNPEVVIRSRGVMEKCSMCVQITQTSILKAKKEGRKVKDEEFQTACSKACPTNAIRFGDINDKESEVFKELENKRSYQLLDFIGTKPNVFYQVKIRNKNNDVLL; encoded by the coding sequence TTGTCACTATTAGAAAAGAAAATGGATATTAGTTATGATTTTAAAAATTTCTTTACTTCTGAAATAGAGTATAAAACTTCTAGGCGAAGTTTTCTTAAGTGTATGGGATTTGGTACAGTGGCTGTTGCATTAGCAGCATGTAAAGGACCCGTAATTAAATCTATTCCTTATATTTTTAAACCTGAATCTATTACTATCGGAGAACCTACTTATTATGCTTCAACAATGTTGGATGGCTTTGATCTTAGTTGTGTTTTAGTAAAAACAAGGGAGGGAAGACCCATAAAACTTGAACCAAATAAGACCGCTAAAATCTTTAATAAAACGTCAGCTAGAGTACAGGCTTCTCTTTTATCTCTTTATGATGAAGAACGTTTGAAAAATCCATATATACGAGGAAAAAGAACTTCTTGGAAAGTACTTGATAATTACGTGGTGGAAGCATTGAAAAATATTTCTAGAAAAGGTAAACAAATTGTTATACTGAGTAGTTCCTACCCTAGTCCCTCAACTAAAAATCTCATTACAGATTTTTCAAAAATATATACTAATACAAGTCTCGTTATCTATGATGCAATATCCTATTCTAAAGCGCTTGATGCTTCAAAAGATTTTTGGGGGATTCGAGCGCTTCCTCGTTATGAGCTTTCCAAAATTGAACTTATTGTATCTTTTGAAGCCGATTTTCTGGGAGATTGGAGTCCAGAAAATTTAGGATTTTCTTATGCTAGAAGTAGGAGCCCTAGAATAGGTATGCTTCGTCATATTCAAATTGAAAGCAATATGAGTCTATCTGGGGCTAATGCGGATCTTAGAATTCCGGTTAAACCTTCGGAAGCTAAGCGTATATTGGCTGAGCTTTATAAAGCTATTAGTGATAGTGAGGGGTCTAAAGATATCTTTGCTCAAAGACTCGCAAAAGAAATTCTATCTAAAGGCCCAAATGTTTTGATATTGGCAGATGGAGATAAAGAATCTTATGCATTATCTCTTCTCATTAATCAGAAGATAAAAAGCAATGCTCTAATTAAGAATAGTTTTATCCTTTCTAAAGAAAGTAATGACGAAGGGTTTAAAAATTTTTTATATTCTCTAAAAAGAGGTATTATTGGAGCTCTTATGATTTTTAATACGAACCCGTTGTATAGTTTTTCAGAAAGTGAATGGTTAAGGAAAGCCATACAAAAAATAGATCTTAGTATTTACTTTTCAGAGAAGGAAGATGAAACTTCTGACGCTGTACAAGTTTTAGCTCCAATACCTCATTGGTTAGAAAGCTGGGGTGATGCAAATCCTGTAAACGGAATTTATACATTGATTCAGCCAACTATTAGAAAAATTTTTAATACAAGACAATTTCAAGATTCTTTGCTTATTTGGAAAAATATAAAGGAAAAAGTTCTTCCCTTTCGTAATTATTACGACTACCTAAGAAAATTTTGGGAAAAAAAGATTTTACCAAAATCTACTTTAGATTCCTTCAATAGAGCTTTATTTAAAGGATGGGTGGAAATTCCAGAATACATTTCTATCAATTGGAACACAAGAACAACTTCTAATAATTTTAGAACGGAAAAAAAAGGAAAAAAAGGATTCGAAATTAAACTTTACACAAAAATAGGGATAGGGGATGGGACTCAGGGAAATAATCCTTTACTACAAGAATTTCCAGATCCTATTACAAGGACTACTTGGGATAACTATATGACCATTTCATCGCATGATGCTAAAAAACTTGGTATTAAAAATTGGAATGTAGGAGACGGTTCTGTGCATGGTCATATGGTGAACTTGCATATGGGAAGCGTTAAAATAGAAAATGTTCCTGTTTACATTCAACCTGGACAAGCTAAAGGATCATTAGGGTTAGCTTTAGGATACGGAAAAATAAAAGGTAAAATAGCCCAAAAAGGAGGAAGAATAAATGCGTACAGAATTTATAAAAATTTTAATATTCTCCAAGCAGGTATTAAGATTGAAAAATCAAAAGGAATCCATGATTTTTCTTGTATTCAGCTCCAAAATACCAGTGTAGGGAGAAACTCTATCGCATCTGAAACAGACTTAGAAATTTTCTTAAATCAACCGAAAGAAAATTGGAATAAAAAGGAAAAAATTTACATTTATAATGGGAATATTACTCCAGAAGGAGTCACTATTTGGAGTGAACAAGATTCTAGCCAAGGACATCATTTTAATATTTCAGTGGACTTAAACTCTTGCATTGGGTGTGGAGCTTGTGTCATTTCTTGTAATGTAGAAAACAACGTTCCCGTTGTTGGAAAAGAAGAAATCCGAAAGTCTAGAGATATGCATTGGCTTAGAATTGATCGATATTACTCAACAAAAGAGAACTTTGAAAGTTTATCCAAAAAAGGATTTTCAGAGAAAAATATATCGTCTGAACCAAGAATGTACTCAAACTTGCTTAAGCCAGATAAAAATCCCAGTGTAATATTCCAACCTGTAATGTGTCAACATTGTAATAATGCTCCGTGTGAAACAGTTTGTCCAGTAGCTGCTACGTCACATGGTATACAAGGTCAAAACATGATGGCTTACAATAGATGTATAGGAACTCGTTATTGTGCTAATAATTGCCCATATAAAGTACGTAGGTTTAATTGGTTTAACTATGCAGAAAATGAAAAGTTTGATTTTCATATGAACAATGACTTTGGAAGAATGGTTTTAAACCCTGAGGTAGTTATTAGAAGCAGAGGAGTAATGGAAAAATGTTCCATGTGTGTTCAAATTACGCAAACTAGCATACTGAAAGCTAAGAAAGAAGGAAGAAAAGTTAAAGATGAAGAGTTCCAAACAGCTTGTTCCAAAGCCTGTCCAACTAATGCAATCCGTTTTGGAGATATAAACGATAAAGAAAGCGAAGTTTTCAAGGAGTTAGAGAATAAAAGAAGTTATCAATTACTTGATTTTATAGGAACAAAACCAAATGTTTTCTATCAAGTGAAGATTAGAAATAAAAATAATGATGTTCTCTTATGA
- a CDS encoding c-type cytochrome, with protein MNLSMSEYLKMALILFFCIFFQKTANAENKNIENGKNLFKKNCTACHSMDLKKELIGPALSGITDRKNRNWLKKWIKNNKDLRDSGDKDAIYIYQKYGKIEMNLFPNLSDQEIDDILDFIKNPPIKKMGIEKISFTDTEKKEELRKIILLNFSVITIILFWLLIRFSVLLRIRNDNSIEEYIIQKRKSFFFWKKENRFIFYSVLGILVIYNLWEFFINIDVNEGFQPKQPIFFSHKIHSGIQKIDCQYCHSNAKYGKISGIPAANVCMNCHLSITEYNGNYLPQKKDKAFFDKEIQKIYKIVGWNPKTREFSGKMQSIEWIRVHNMQDFVYFNHSQHVVSGRKTIQKYKKVDIICKACHGQVQIMDEIKMSNDFTMGWCINCHRSTEIDMNNFYYTKYFKKLHKKLKNKHNKITVASVGGIECKSCHY; from the coding sequence ATGAATTTATCTATGTCTGAATACTTAAAAATGGCTTTAATTTTGTTTTTTTGTATATTTTTTCAAAAAACAGCCAATGCTGAAAATAAAAACATCGAAAATGGTAAAAATCTTTTTAAAAAAAATTGTACAGCTTGTCATTCTATGGATTTAAAAAAAGAGTTGATTGGCCCAGCTTTATCAGGAATAACAGATAGAAAAAATCGCAATTGGCTAAAAAAATGGATAAAAAATAACAAAGACCTCAGAGATAGTGGAGATAAGGATGCAATTTATATTTATCAAAAATACGGAAAGATAGAAATGAATCTTTTCCCAAATCTTTCTGATCAAGAAATAGACGATATATTAGATTTTATTAAAAACCCTCCTATTAAAAAGATGGGAATAGAAAAAATTTCTTTTACTGATACTGAAAAAAAAGAGGAATTAAGAAAAATTATCTTATTGAATTTTTCTGTTATTACGATCATTTTGTTTTGGCTTCTTATTAGGTTTTCTGTTCTGTTACGAATCAGAAACGATAATTCCATTGAAGAGTACATAATACAAAAAAGAAAATCATTTTTTTTTTGGAAAAAAGAAAACCGTTTCATCTTCTATTCTGTTCTAGGAATTTTAGTTATTTATAATTTATGGGAATTCTTCATTAACATTGATGTAAATGAAGGTTTTCAACCTAAACAACCGATTTTTTTTTCACACAAAATTCATTCTGGAATTCAGAAAATTGATTGTCAATATTGTCACTCAAATGCGAAATATGGAAAAATTTCAGGAATTCCAGCTGCAAACGTTTGCATGAATTGTCACCTGAGTATTACAGAATATAATGGAAATTATTTACCCCAAAAAAAAGATAAGGCTTTTTTCGATAAAGAAATACAAAAAATATATAAAATTGTTGGATGGAATCCGAAAACCAGAGAATTTTCTGGAAAAATGCAGTCAATAGAATGGATACGCGTTCACAATATGCAAGACTTCGTCTATTTTAATCATTCACAACATGTTGTTTCTGGAAGAAAAACGATCCAAAAATACAAGAAAGTCGATATTATTTGCAAAGCTTGTCATGGACAAGTTCAAATCATGGATGAAATTAAAATGTCAAATGATTTCACTATGGGATGGTGTATTAATTGTCATAGAAGCACAGAAATCGATATGAATAATTTTTATTATACAAAATATTTCAAGAAACTGCATAAAAAGCTAAAAAATAAGCATAATAAAATTACAGTAGCTTCTGTTGGAGGAATTGAATGTAAAAGTTGTCACTATTAG
- a CDS encoding MarC family protein, with protein MKIIGIDIYSFSIAGSIVLFFISIEMILGLEMEVSVVQALLCGPIIV; from the coding sequence TTGAAAATTATTGGGATTGATATCTATTCATTTTCGATAGCTGGATCTATCGTTTTGTTTTTTATATCCATTGAAATGATTTTAGGACTGGAAATGGAGGTTTCCGTTGTCCAGGCTCTTCTATGCGGTCCCATTATAGTCTAG
- the rnpA gene encoding ribonuclease P protein component: MNGKKSILFKIGKSFSVENLCLFYLEKEGFLPIHSKIYFLVSKKKIKKSVDRNRIKRLLRSSFRINKESFLKLNRKEFYLSVRYRVNILTISSIVDKNMKKILIFKENVEN, translated from the coding sequence TTGAACGGCAAAAAGTCTATTCTTTTTAAAATTGGAAAATCTTTTTCAGTAGAAAATTTATGCCTATTCTATCTTGAGAAAGAGGGTTTTTTACCTATTCATAGTAAAATTTATTTTTTGGTTTCAAAAAAAAAAATTAAAAAATCTGTGGATCGTAATAGAATTAAAAGGTTGCTTAGATCTTCTTTTAGGATAAACAAAGAATCCTTTCTCAAGCTCAATAGAAAAGAATTCTATCTATCTGTTAGATACAGAGTAAATATACTTACAATATCTAGCATTGTAGATAAAAATATGAAAAAAATATTAATTTTTAAAGAAAATGTAGAAAATTAA
- a CDS encoding aspartate kinase, whose amino-acid sequence MEIKITKFGGSSVRNAQRIKQISRVFRKIGGKKKFIIVSAIGNTTNFLESLIKKSFLKKNIYKVYKNHMKILYDLFTISNNFFNKIDIFFSDLKVFLKKDKFKVDFIYDQVSSQGELISTKIISEYLHCIGIENIWLDVRKSISTNKIYRSGIIDCTKSFSKIYYLNRFILDRLNLAQGFIGSDFNYFTTTLGREGSDYSSSIFASLLEAKSKIIFKEVPGIINSDPWFFSNSRLLYSISYAGSVEFSYYGASFIHTKTLVCIQKRKIKLHFFSFLMNEKFGTSVRSIKKFPKNLPYFFKKNHILLSFYSIDLFFIKNEYIVRIFQYLSFSILRVHFMKNFSLKLTLSIEDNFHKMETFFSLFKKKYQIKFDERIYLYTIKNFDIFYIGEFTGIINIIYHKIKNGIVQLARKTD is encoded by the coding sequence TTGGAAATAAAAATTACAAAATTTGGGGGATCTTCAGTAAGAAATGCTCAAAGGATAAAACAAATTTCTAGAGTTTTTAGAAAAATAGGGGGAAAAAAAAAATTCATAATAGTCTCAGCTATTGGAAATACAACTAATTTTCTGGAAAGTCTTATAAAAAAGTCTTTTTTAAAAAAAAATATATATAAAGTCTATAAAAATCATATGAAAATTTTATATGATTTATTTACAATAAGTAATAATTTTTTTAACAAAATTGATATTTTTTTTTCTGATTTAAAAGTTTTCCTAAAAAAAGATAAATTCAAGGTAGATTTCATTTATGATCAAGTAAGTTCTCAAGGAGAATTAATATCTACAAAAATTATTAGCGAATATTTACATTGTATAGGTATTGAGAATATTTGGCTTGATGTTAGAAAATCTATTAGTACGAATAAAATATATAGGTCTGGAATAATAGATTGTACAAAATCATTCTCTAAAATCTATTATCTGAATAGATTTATTCTAGATAGACTAAACCTTGCTCAAGGCTTTATAGGTTCTGATTTTAATTATTTTACTACAACATTAGGAAGAGAAGGATCAGATTATAGTTCATCTATATTCGCTTCTTTACTTGAAGCTAAAAGTAAAATTATTTTTAAGGAAGTTCCAGGAATTATAAATTCGGATCCTTGGTTTTTTTCAAATTCTAGACTTTTGTATAGTATTTCCTATGCAGGATCTGTTGAATTTTCTTATTATGGAGCATCCTTTATACATACTAAAACTTTAGTTTGTATACAAAAAAGAAAAATTAAATTACATTTTTTCTCATTTTTAATGAATGAAAAATTCGGAACTTCAGTAAGAAGCATAAAAAAGTTTCCAAAGAATCTACCTTATTTTTTTAAGAAAAATCATATTTTATTATCATTTTACAGTATAGATCTCTTTTTCATTAAAAATGAATATATTGTAAGAATATTCCAATATCTTTCTTTTTCTATTTTAAGGGTCCATTTTATGAAAAATTTTTCCTTAAAATTGACTCTTTCTATAGAAGATAATTTTCATAAAATGGAAACTTTTTTTAGTCTTTTTAAAAAAAAGTATCAAATTAAGTTTGATGAAAGAATATATTTATATACAATAAAAAATTTTGATATCTTTTATATTGGGGAATTTACCGGTATAATAAATATAATTTATCATAAAATAAAAAATGGTATAGTTCAGTTGGCCAGAAAAACAGATTAA
- a CDS encoding TrmH family RNA methyltransferase has translation MKKLSKVKDLLSLQKKSRERSRKKLFIVEGIKEFQMALKGGYLPDKILIYREILKTRKLEFSEKITEISSAIFLKIAYRNSNGGIIAVFKQKQKLLKTLKLKDYPLILVIESIENPGNIGAILRTANAVSVDAIVFCNTKTDTFNPNVIRSSLGSLFTTNFFVETSYKLIYFLRKKKIKIFSTVLQKKYFNIYKVDFRDGLAIVIGNEAEGLSKIWMEISDKLIKIPMNVNVDSLNVSNVAAIILFEILRQRSNSKIF, from the coding sequence ATGAAAAAACTCTCAAAGGTGAAGGATTTATTATCCCTTCAAAAAAAAAGTAGAGAAAGGAGTAGAAAAAAATTGTTTATTGTTGAAGGAATTAAGGAGTTTCAAATGGCTTTGAAAGGAGGATATCTTCCAGATAAAATTCTTATTTACCGAGAAATACTTAAAACAAGAAAATTAGAATTTTCTGAAAAAATTACAGAAATTAGTTCTGCAATTTTTTTAAAGATTGCTTACAGAAATAGCAATGGAGGAATTATTGCAGTTTTTAAACAAAAACAAAAGCTTTTAAAAACTCTTAAGTTGAAAGATTATCCTTTAATTTTAGTTATAGAAAGTATTGAGAATCCAGGAAATATTGGAGCTATACTTCGTACAGCTAATGCTGTATCTGTTGATGCTATTGTTTTTTGTAATACAAAAACAGATACTTTTAATCCTAACGTTATTCGCTCAAGTTTAGGTAGTCTTTTTACTACAAATTTTTTTGTTGAAACTTCTTATAAGTTAATATACTTTTTAAGAAAAAAAAAAATAAAAATTTTTTCTACAGTATTGCAAAAAAAATACTTTAACATTTATAAAGTTGATTTTAGAGATGGGTTGGCTATCGTAATAGGCAATGAAGCAGAAGGTCTCTCCAAAATATGGATGGAGATTTCCGACAAACTTATAAAAATTCCAATGAATGTAAATGTGGATTCTCTGAATGTTAGCAATGTAGCAGCTATAATTCTTTTCGAAATTCTTCGACAACGTTCCAATTCTAAAATATTCTAA
- a CDS encoding aspartate-semialdehyde dehydrogenase, protein MRVALVGATGMVGRVLRKIFNNYTVKKLLSVASKKSFGFGEEISFQDTHCRILSLEEAISLNPYLSLFSAGCEISKKWALRFVEYGSFVIDNSSAWRMDPNKPLLITEINTGDISEKDKVIANPNCSTIQFVMILATLHKRYIARRIVISTYQAVTGTGKKSRNQLEKESRGKFVEKIYTHQIYKNVLPYCDLLKEGGYTKEEIKLIRETKKILKEDRISITATNARLPITGGHSECVTISFKKKIYLDEIRNIFSNTPGIIVQDCPENCYYPMPILSKGKDEVFVGRIRRETSNSLNLWIVADNLLKGAANNAIQISEYLFNNQFL, encoded by the coding sequence ATGAGAGTAGCTTTGGTTGGAGCAACTGGAATGGTTGGCCGTGTATTGCGAAAAATTTTTAATAACTATACTGTAAAAAAACTACTTTCTGTAGCTTCAAAAAAATCTTTTGGATTTGGAGAAGAAATCTCTTTTCAAGATACCCATTGTAGAATTCTTAGCTTAGAGGAGGCTATTTCTTTAAACCCTTATTTATCTCTATTTTCCGCAGGATGTGAAATTTCCAAAAAATGGGCTCTACGTTTTGTAGAATATGGAAGTTTTGTAATTGATAACTCTTCAGCATGGCGTATGGATCCAAATAAGCCTCTTCTAATTACAGAAATAAATACCGGTGATATTTCAGAAAAAGACAAGGTTATTGCGAACCCAAATTGTTCAACTATCCAATTTGTAATGATTTTAGCTACTTTACACAAACGCTATATAGCGCGAAGAATAGTTATCTCAACTTATCAAGCAGTAACTGGAACAGGGAAAAAATCTAGGAATCAATTGGAAAAAGAATCTAGGGGAAAATTTGTGGAAAAAATATATACTCATCAAATATATAAAAATGTTTTACCTTATTGTGATCTTCTAAAAGAAGGAGGATACACTAAAGAAGAAATTAAACTAATAAGAGAGACTAAAAAAATTCTAAAAGAGGATAGGATTTCTATAACAGCTACAAATGCACGACTTCCTATTACAGGAGGTCATTCTGAATGTGTAACCATTTCTTTTAAAAAAAAAATTTATTTAGATGAAATACGAAATATTTTTTCAAATACTCCAGGAATTATTGTTCAAGACTGTCCAGAAAATTGTTATTATCCTATGCCAATTTTATCTAAAGGAAAAGATGAAGTATTTGTTGGTAGAATCCGAAGAGAGACTTCGAATTCGTTGAATCTATGGATTGTAGCAGATAATTTGCTAAAAGGAGCTGCAAATAATGCAATACAAATTTCTGAATATTTATTCAATAATCAGTTTTTATAA
- a CDS encoding peptidylprolyl isomerase yields the protein MSLFGKIRDYSFFFIGLILFSFVFNPKTLLNFFSFHAIFKIDEKKIKNFLKLKKKLYPTSSYILHKIKEEKHLIQSAKKIGIQFMDKDFCNFWAKKSIYKHITQFKKKEGTKKFKYYLLNIRNIKNHGFVWFQQKKNINDKILMNQYLDMCLCGLNTKKSFLSKKVTVDYLFFPYKEYEKKQKFKIRDDEIADYMKANYFFSNLGDMEFFFLNFSRKFSKIDSEIIKKQMESLFFEFKKETKYLINYHSDVSYNPIYYSYNFLPSFLRNLLILKKSKRVSFLKRKNYYLLAKITGKKMISNSIRASHIFIYHKGSFSNTIFSSKKRISIEESIKKINELKKPKLFKALVKKESYNGYLGLGWIDIGGIKKTSDFQNFLIENPKGKIGVFETPIGYHIIRIDDKSPLRPFYQLSIFLKYINYSKKTEETLNQRVKEFIQENGKANFSFFAKNARKKGSQVRTKIDYTILDFYSEIIQWSFDKKRKLGEFKVFFYFKQSYIIARISDISRVSVKNEVKKILKKKKISKELAKNFLYHKYQKIKKMENPIGRESKVVGVSLGLPINNIYFTINGENGVFLILVS from the coding sequence ATGTCACTCTTTGGAAAGATTAGGGATTACTCCTTTTTTTTTATTGGATTGATTCTTTTTTCTTTTGTTTTTAATCCAAAAACTCTTTTAAATTTCTTTAGTTTTCATGCAATTTTTAAAATTGATGAAAAAAAAATTAAAAATTTTTTAAAATTAAAAAAAAAATTATACCCTACATCATCATATATTTTGCATAAAATTAAGGAGGAAAAGCATCTAATCCAGAGTGCTAAAAAAATAGGAATCCAGTTTATGGATAAAGATTTTTGTAATTTTTGGGCAAAAAAATCTATATATAAACATATTACTCAATTTAAAAAAAAAGAAGGGACTAAAAAATTTAAATATTATCTTCTAAACATTAGAAATATTAAAAATCACGGGTTTGTTTGGTTTCAACAAAAAAAAAATATTAATGATAAAATTTTGATGAATCAATATCTTGATATGTGTTTATGTGGATTAAATACAAAAAAATCATTTCTTTCTAAGAAAGTAACAGTAGATTATCTTTTTTTCCCATACAAGGAGTATGAAAAAAAACAAAAATTTAAAATTAGAGATGATGAAATAGCAGATTATATGAAGGCAAATTATTTTTTCTCCAATCTAGGAGATATGGAATTTTTTTTTCTAAATTTTTCTAGAAAATTCTCTAAAATAGATTCTGAAATAATAAAAAAACAAATGGAAAGTTTATTTTTTGAATTTAAAAAAGAAACTAAATATTTGATTAATTATCATTCTGATGTTTCTTATAATCCCATATATTATTCCTATAATTTTTTACCATCTTTTTTAAGAAACTTACTTATACTAAAAAAATCGAAAAGGGTAAGTTTTTTAAAAAGGAAAAATTATTATCTTCTAGCAAAGATTACTGGAAAAAAAATGATATCCAATTCAATACGTGCTAGTCATATTTTTATTTATCATAAAGGATCCTTTTCTAATACTATTTTTTCTTCTAAAAAACGAATAAGTATAGAAGAATCTATAAAAAAAATAAATGAATTGAAAAAGCCAAAACTATTTAAAGCATTAGTTAAAAAAGAATCTTATAATGGATATCTAGGATTAGGATGGATAGATATAGGAGGGATAAAAAAAACGTCTGATTTTCAGAATTTTTTAATTGAAAATCCTAAAGGTAAAATAGGAGTGTTCGAAACACCAATAGGTTATCATATAATACGTATTGATGATAAAAGCCCTTTACGTCCATTTTATCAACTTTCTATTTTTCTTAAATACATTAATTACTCAAAAAAAACGGAGGAAACTCTGAACCAAAGAGTAAAAGAATTTATTCAAGAAAACGGAAAAGCTAATTTTAGTTTTTTTGCTAAAAACGCTAGAAAAAAAGGTTCTCAGGTGAGAACTAAGATTGATTATACAATATTAGATTTCTATTCTGAAATTATACAATGGTCTTTTGATAAAAAAAGAAAATTAGGAGAATTTAAAGTTTTTTTTTACTTTAAGCAAAGCTACATTATTGCTCGTATTTCAGATATATCTAGAGTTAGTGTTAAAAATGAGGTAAAAAAAATTCTAAAAAAGAAAAAAATTTCTAAAGAATTAGCTAAAAATTTTCTATATCACAAATATCAGAAGATTAAAAAGATGGAAAATCCAATAGGAAGAGAATCCAAGGTAGTTGGAGTATCCTTGGGATTGCCTATAAATAATATTTACTTTACGATAAATGGAGAAAATGGAGTTTTTCTTATATTGGTATCTTAG
- a CDS encoding tetratricopeptide repeat protein, with protein MYIKKLNLVLGIVLGIGYFLCILHSILLQKEAREMLFYPRQLFVQDYISIKKSYLGFIDIVNLYPKTKSGNIATFYAGVCSYKLRKYKKAIKFFKAFSSKDEILSAIKYGILADSFLELKKNERAIQYYIKAVYKINNKFTTPFYIRQVAILYLSINKYKESKRNFYRIINKYPTSPFAKDIDTYLSMINQILQIYETRRVF; from the coding sequence ATGTATATTAAGAAACTTAATCTAGTTTTAGGGATTGTTTTAGGTATAGGATATTTTCTCTGCATATTACATTCCATTTTGCTTCAAAAAGAAGCAAGGGAAATGCTTTTTTATCCTAGACAACTTTTTGTTCAAGACTACATATCCATAAAAAAATCCTATCTTGGATTTATTGATATTGTTAATTTATATCCTAAAACTAAATCAGGGAACATTGCTACTTTTTACGCTGGTGTTTGTTCCTATAAATTAAGAAAGTATAAAAAAGCAATAAAATTTTTCAAAGCTTTTTCATCTAAAGATGAAATTCTTTCAGCCATAAAATATGGTATTCTAGCGGATTCTTTTTTAGAATTAAAAAAAAACGAAAGAGCGATACAATACTATATTAAAGCAGTTTATAAGATAAATAATAAATTCACTACTCCATTTTATATTCGTCAAGTTGCTATTCTTTACTTGAGTATAAATAAATATAAAGAATCTAAAAGAAATTTTTATAGAATCATAAATAAATATCCAACTTCTCCTTTTGCAAAAGATATAGATACATATTTATCCATGATAAATCAGATATTACAAATATATGAAACTAGAAGAGTATTCTAA
- a CDS encoding 6,7-dimethyl-8-ribityllumazine synthase yields the protein MKLEEYSKKFFQFGIVRSKWNESVTTRLYKDVFNTLVNLGYFEKNIHSWDTMGSFELIYAADKICSNYRLDSLILIGNLLKGETEYFQYICKSLLEGIKNINIVYETPVILCILNYENKKNIKIGNRGIESAKTAVKMAFLKNILNN from the coding sequence ATGAAACTAGAAGAGTATTCTAAAAAGTTTTTTCAATTTGGAATTGTTCGATCTAAATGGAATGAATCTGTAACTACACGCCTTTATAAAGATGTTTTTAACACTTTAGTTAATCTTGGATATTTTGAAAAAAATATTCATAGTTGGGATACTATGGGAAGCTTTGAATTGATTTATGCTGCAGATAAAATATGTAGCAATTACAGATTGGATTCTCTAATTTTAATAGGTAACTTATTAAAAGGGGAAACTGAATATTTTCAGTACATATGTAAATCTTTATTAGAAGGAATTAAAAATATTAATATTGTATATGAGACTCCGGTAATTCTTTGTATTTTAAACTATGAAAATAAAAAAAATATAAAAATTGGAAATAGAGGAATTGAATCTGCGAAAACAGCTGTTAAAATGGCTTTTTTAAAAAACATCTTAAACAATTAA